The proteins below come from a single Chryseobacterium nepalense genomic window:
- the der gene encoding ribosome biogenesis GTPase Der translates to MSNIVAIVGRPNVGKSTLFNRLLERREAIVDSTAGVTRDRHYGKSDWNGVDFTVIDTGGYDVGTDDIFEEEIRKQVQLAVDEATSIIFMMNVEDGLTDTDYEIYRLLRRSNKPIYIVINKVDSSKEELPATEFYQLGIDKYYTLSSATGSGTGDLLDDVVRDFPTTEYKDPFEGLPKITIAGRPNVGKSTLTNALLDVERNIVTDIAGTTRDSIQTLYNKFGHEFVLVDTAGMRKKSKVNEDLEFYSVMRSIRSIEFSDVVIIMVDATQGWESQDMNIFSLAQKNRKGIVILVNKWDLIEDKQTNTMRDFEKQIKDKIGQFQDIPILFTSALTKQRILKAVEVAMQVYEDRKKKIKTSKLNEVMLPIFEGTPPPANKGKYIKIKYCVQLPTPSPQFVFFCNLPQYVKEPYKRFTENQLRKEFGFTGVPIEVYFRQK, encoded by the coding sequence ATGTCAAATATAGTCGCGATCGTTGGGCGCCCCAACGTAGGAAAATCCACGTTATTTAATCGTTTATTAGAAAGAAGGGAAGCTATTGTAGATTCTACTGCAGGGGTTACCAGAGACCGTCATTACGGAAAATCCGACTGGAATGGGGTGGATTTTACCGTAATCGATACCGGTGGGTATGATGTAGGAACCGATGATATCTTTGAAGAAGAAATCCGTAAACAGGTACAGCTGGCTGTGGATGAAGCTACTTCTATTATTTTTATGATGAACGTGGAAGACGGGCTTACTGATACAGACTACGAAATTTACAGGCTTTTAAGAAGATCAAACAAGCCCATTTATATTGTCATCAATAAAGTAGATTCTTCAAAAGAAGAACTTCCGGCAACGGAATTTTATCAGCTTGGAATCGATAAATATTATACCTTGTCTTCTGCAACAGGTTCCGGAACGGGAGATTTGCTGGATGATGTTGTAAGAGATTTTCCGACTACAGAATACAAAGATCCTTTTGAAGGCCTTCCTAAAATTACAATCGCAGGACGTCCGAATGTAGGGAAATCTACCCTTACGAATGCCTTGCTGGATGTGGAAAGAAATATCGTTACTGATATTGCAGGAACAACAAGAGACAGTATCCAGACGCTTTACAATAAATTCGGACACGAATTTGTACTGGTAGATACCGCAGGAATGCGTAAAAAATCTAAAGTAAATGAAGACCTGGAGTTTTATTCTGTAATGCGTTCCATCCGTTCCATAGAATTTTCAGATGTGGTGATTATCATGGTGGATGCTACCCAGGGTTGGGAATCTCAGGATATGAACATCTTCAGTCTTGCGCAGAAAAACAGGAAAGGAATTGTGATTCTGGTTAATAAATGGGATCTTATTGAAGATAAGCAGACCAACACCATGCGTGATTTTGAAAAACAAATCAAAGATAAGATCGGTCAGTTTCAGGACATTCCAATTTTGTTTACATCGGCATTAACCAAGCAGCGAATCCTGAAAGCGGTTGAAGTAGCCATGCAGGTGTACGAAGACCGTAAGAAAAAGATCAAAACTTCAAAATTAAACGAAGTTATGCTTCCGATTTTTGAGGGAACACCTCCGCCGGCAAACAAAGGAAAATATATCAAGATCAAATATTGTGTGCAGCTTCCTACGCCGTCACCGCAGTTTGTTTTCTTCTGCAACCTGCCACAGTATGTAAAAGAACCATACAAGAGATTTACTGAAAATCAGCTGAGAAAAGAATTCGGGTTTACCGGAGTTCCTATTGAAGTGTATTTCAGACAAAAATAA
- the upp gene encoding uracil phosphoribosyltransferase yields the protein MNTVVLSEQFSLVNSWINELRNVNIQHDRMRFRRNMERIGEIAAFEISKNLEQKEIEIQTPLDTIRVKEIAVQPVITTILRAGVPLFEGMLNYFDKADCGFVAAYRKHDANDYFSIKQDYLTCPDIEGRPLIVGDPMLATGASLIEAIKDLLTHGNPTQLHIVAAIASKQGVETIEKAYPEAKIWVGAIDEHLTSKGYITPGLGDAGDLSYGEKLQR from the coding sequence ATGAATACAGTTGTACTATCAGAACAGTTTTCTTTGGTTAATTCATGGATTAACGAGCTCAGGAATGTTAATATTCAGCATGACAGGATGAGGTTTCGCAGGAATATGGAAAGGATTGGAGAAATCGCAGCCTTTGAAATCAGTAAAAACCTGGAACAGAAGGAAATTGAAATTCAGACGCCACTGGATACAATCAGGGTTAAAGAAATTGCTGTTCAGCCGGTTATTACAACAATCTTGAGAGCCGGAGTTCCTCTGTTTGAAGGAATGCTGAATTATTTTGATAAAGCCGACTGCGGTTTTGTGGCGGCTTACAGAAAACACGATGCCAATGATTATTTCTCTATCAAACAGGATTATTTAACGTGTCCTGATATCGAAGGCAGGCCTTTGATTGTCGGCGATCCTATGCTGGCTACCGGAGCGTCTTTAATTGAAGCGATCAAAGATTTGTTGACTCACGGAAATCCCACTCAGCTGCATATTGTAGCAGCAATTGCTTCAAAACAGGGAGTTGAAACCATAGAAAAAGCTTATCCTGAAGCAAAAATTTGGGTTGGCGCTATTGATGAACATCTTACTTCAAAGGGATATATTACACCGGGTTTGGGGGATGCCGGAGATCTTAGCTATGGAGAAAAATTACAGAGATAA
- a CDS encoding alpha/beta fold hydrolase, with translation MLNLILLHGALGHSQIFEPFKPELSKYFSIHTPLFSGHGTSEIPEDGISIEKYTHELKEFIEKNNLHDIYIFGHSMGGYVALCYAAQYPERLNSVITMGTKFNWTEEQALRESKMLDPETIAEKVPKYAGLLEAQHGKKWKQLLHSIADLMVSLGKNPPLKNNLSMINIPVQIMVGDQDNMVTLEESIEVYRSIPDARLAVLPDTKHPLDKIRTDLLLTIMKDFWTLSL, from the coding sequence ATGCTGAATCTTATTTTACTTCACGGCGCTTTAGGACATAGCCAAATCTTTGAGCCTTTCAAACCGGAGCTTTCAAAATATTTTTCCATTCATACCCCTCTGTTCTCGGGGCACGGAACTTCTGAAATTCCGGAAGACGGAATCAGCATTGAAAAATACACGCATGAGCTGAAAGAATTCATCGAAAAAAATAATCTTCATGATATTTATATTTTCGGACACAGCATGGGCGGTTACGTAGCCCTTTGCTACGCTGCACAGTACCCTGAAAGACTGAATTCTGTGATAACAATGGGAACAAAATTCAACTGGACGGAAGAACAGGCATTACGGGAAAGTAAAATGTTAGATCCTGAAACCATTGCCGAAAAGGTTCCCAAATACGCAGGACTTCTGGAAGCACAGCACGGAAAAAAATGGAAACAGCTATTGCATTCCATCGCCGATCTGATGGTTTCTTTAGGCAAGAACCCTCCTTTAAAAAATAACCTTTCAATGATAAATATTCCCGTGCAGATTATGGTAGGAGATCAGGATAATATGGTAACACTTGAAGAAAGTATAGAGGTTTACAGAAGCATCCCAGATGCAAGACTGGCCGTACTTCCGGACACAAAACATCCGCTGGATAAAATAAGAACCGACCTTTTACTTACTATTATGAAAGATTTCTGGACTTTATCTCTGTAA
- a CDS encoding ComF family protein, protein MILDILFPNRCLGCNCIISADLLVCELCFGRIDFIHSGYFDDNLIKERCRLLFPVENTFALMQFGKENLSRKIIHELKYKSREKAGEILAEWTTTRLDFKDQKPDLMVSVPLHPKKLKERGYNQLHVFTEKLSAFYGIPFDHDVIKRNQYSKAQALKDKQNRLKSENVFSVTKSITQKNILLIDDVFTTGNTIASIAWEILKAGNNTVNVLVMAMDV, encoded by the coding sequence ATGATTTTAGATATTTTATTTCCTAACCGTTGTCTGGGCTGCAATTGTATTATATCGGCTGATCTTCTGGTTTGTGAGCTGTGTTTCGGCCGTATTGACTTTATCCATTCCGGTTATTTTGATGATAATTTAATTAAAGAAAGATGCAGGCTTCTTTTTCCTGTTGAAAATACCTTTGCTTTGATGCAGTTTGGAAAAGAAAATCTCAGCAGAAAAATCATTCATGAATTAAAATACAAAAGCAGGGAAAAAGCAGGAGAAATATTGGCAGAATGGACCACTACCCGACTTGATTTTAAAGATCAAAAGCCGGATTTGATGGTTTCCGTTCCGCTGCATCCCAAAAAGTTGAAAGAACGAGGATACAACCAGCTTCATGTATTTACTGAAAAACTTTCTGCATTTTACGGAATTCCATTTGATCATGATGTAATCAAAAGAAATCAGTACTCAAAAGCACAGGCCCTAAAAGATAAACAGAACCGGTTAAAGTCGGAAAATGTATTTTCTGTTACAAAAAGCATAACTCAAAAAAATATACTTCTTATTGATGACGTATTCACTACCGGAAATACAATTGCTTCTATTGCATGGGAAATTCTCAAAGCGGGTAATAATACGGTAAACGTACTGGTGATGGCGATGGATGTGTAG
- a CDS encoding acyl-CoA thioesterase has translation MGLIYEKQVVITEEHIDRNNHVNNVQYVKWVEEIAGEHWDFVKHKTNNPEDIWMLLDHHIRYKKQVYLGELLTIKTYPKAPEGIRQPRKVEFYCNGQLVVDSLTLWVFIDKETQRIIRLESDWLDIL, from the coding sequence ATGGGTTTGATTTATGAAAAACAGGTTGTGATAACAGAAGAGCATATCGACAGGAATAACCATGTCAATAATGTTCAGTATGTAAAATGGGTGGAGGAGATAGCCGGTGAACACTGGGATTTCGTAAAGCATAAAACCAACAATCCCGAGGATATATGGATGCTCCTGGATCATCATATTCGATATAAAAAGCAGGTGTATCTCGGGGAGTTGCTTACCATAAAGACCTATCCTAAAGCCCCTGAAGGAATCAGACAGCCCAGAAAAGTGGAATTCTACTGCAACGGTCAGCTGGTGGTAGACTCATTGACGCTCTGGGTTTTCATTGATAAAGAAACGCAACGGATTATAAGACTGGAAAGCGACTGGCTGGATATTTTGTAG
- a CDS encoding 6-pyruvoyl trahydropterin synthase family protein, giving the protein MIRITKIFTFETAHVLYNYDGKCKNMHGHSYKLFVTVKGKPINDLEHPKNGMVVDFGDIKSIVKSEIVDVWDHAVLINGLSPHKELGEDLEGKGHKVIYCTFQPTCENMLYAIAAKIKSKLPEGISLAYLKLHETENSYGEWFAEDNQ; this is encoded by the coding sequence ATGATACGAATTACAAAAATTTTTACATTCGAAACAGCTCATGTGCTGTACAATTACGACGGAAAATGTAAAAATATGCATGGACATTCCTATAAACTGTTTGTAACGGTAAAAGGAAAACCAATCAATGATTTGGAACACCCTAAAAATGGGATGGTAGTAGATTTTGGAGACATTAAAAGTATCGTAAAATCTGAAATTGTAGACGTCTGGGATCATGCGGTGCTGATTAACGGACTGTCGCCGCATAAAGAACTGGGAGAAGACCTTGAAGGAAAAGGACATAAAGTAATTTACTGTACCTTCCAGCCGACCTGCGAAAACATGCTGTATGCTATTGCGGCAAAAATAAAGTCAAAACTTCCGGAAGGGATTTCTCTGGCTTATCTTAAGCTCCACGAAACGGAAAACTCCTATGGAGAATGGTTTGCGGAAGATAATCAGTAA
- a CDS encoding UDP-2,3-diacylglucosamine diphosphatase, protein MLKTTINLEPGKKVYFASDQHFGAPDPKASKVREEHFIRWMDEIKHDAQVLFLMGDLFDFWHEWKHVIPKGYVRVLGKIAELKDRGIHIYFFVGNHDLWMKDYLEEEIGCTVFYTKQYFEMGGKQFLLAHGDGLGPGDKGYKRMKKVFTNPFAQWVFRWLHPDIAMKIALYMSQKNKMISGDEDKEFLGEDKEFLIIYSKEKLKTQKIDYFIYGHRHLPMVMELDGKAKYVNLGDWISYFTYGVFEHDFQLKTFEMNKKRITP, encoded by the coding sequence GTGTTAAAGACTACCATTAACTTAGAACCTGGAAAAAAAGTATATTTTGCTTCCGATCAGCATTTCGGAGCACCGGATCCGAAGGCAAGCAAAGTGCGTGAAGAGCACTTTATCCGCTGGATGGATGAAATCAAGCATGATGCTCAGGTCTTATTTTTAATGGGAGATCTTTTTGATTTCTGGCATGAATGGAAACACGTAATTCCTAAAGGTTATGTCCGTGTGCTGGGTAAAATTGCCGAACTGAAAGACCGTGGGATTCATATTTATTTTTTTGTTGGTAACCATGACCTCTGGATGAAAGACTATCTGGAGGAAGAAATAGGATGTACCGTTTTCTATACGAAACAATATTTTGAGATGGGAGGGAAGCAGTTTCTGCTTGCTCACGGCGATGGTCTCGGGCCGGGAGATAAAGGATATAAAAGAATGAAAAAAGTTTTTACCAATCCTTTTGCACAGTGGGTTTTCAGGTGGCTTCATCCGGATATAGCCATGAAAATTGCGTTGTATATGTCTCAGAAAAATAAAATGATTTCCGGTGATGAGGATAAAGAGTTTTTAGGCGAGGATAAAGAATTTCTGATTATTTATTCTAAAGAAAAACTTAAAACACAGAAAATAGATTATTTTATTTACGGACACCGCCATCTTCCTATGGTTATGGAGCTGGATGGAAAAGCAAAATATGTCAATCTGGGAGACTGGATTTCTTACTTTACCTACGGAGTATTCGAACATGATTTTCAGCTGAAAACGTTTGAGATGAACAAAAAAAGAATTACCCCATAA
- a CDS encoding acyl transferase translates to MDTIFNIKTEQEFLSETLRTFRYQYENVEIYRRFVDYLNINPDEVDELIKIPFLPIEMFKNHQIIDKNSKADLFFQSSGTTQMNLSKHFIADEGLYKESIYKSFTQFIGTPEDYIFLGLLPSYLERQNSSLIYMVDYLMKKSGKSENGYFLYNHEELFKLLDKLKNKKVILFGVSFALLDFIDYCHSERSEESLNFMENLMVIETGGMKGRKEEMTKDELLKILQEGFKTEKIYSEYSMTELLSQAYSLGNNEYRCPNWMKIMIRNAEDPFNYEKEGRTGAINIIDLANIHSCAFIATQDLGKMTGDQFQVLGRIDHSDIRGCSLLVS, encoded by the coding sequence GTGGATACAATATTTAACATAAAAACCGAACAGGAATTTCTGTCGGAAACGCTTAGGACTTTTCGTTATCAATATGAGAATGTTGAAATTTACAGACGTTTTGTAGATTATCTGAATATTAATCCTGATGAGGTGGATGAGCTAATAAAAATACCGTTTCTTCCTATAGAAATGTTTAAAAATCATCAGATTATCGATAAGAATAGTAAGGCTGATCTTTTCTTTCAAAGCTCGGGAACCACACAGATGAACCTTTCAAAACATTTTATTGCGGACGAAGGCCTGTATAAAGAGAGTATTTACAAAAGCTTTACACAGTTTATAGGAACACCGGAAGATTATATTTTCCTCGGATTGCTGCCAAGCTATCTGGAGCGTCAGAATTCTTCCCTGATTTATATGGTTGATTATTTAATGAAAAAATCCGGAAAATCTGAAAATGGATATTTTCTTTACAATCATGAAGAGCTGTTTAAACTTTTGGATAAATTAAAAAATAAAAAAGTCATTCTTTTTGGAGTTTCCTTTGCATTGCTGGATTTTATCGACTATTGTCATTCTGAACGTAGTGAAGAATCTCTGAATTTTATGGAGAATCTCATGGTAATCGAGACCGGGGGAATGAAGGGAAGAAAAGAAGAAATGACCAAAGATGAACTCCTGAAAATTTTACAGGAAGGCTTTAAGACAGAAAAAATTTATTCCGAATATTCCATGACAGAACTTCTTTCCCAGGCCTATTCACTGGGAAATAATGAATACCGGTGTCCAAACTGGATGAAAATCATGATCAGAAATGCGGAAGATCCGTTTAATTATGAAAAGGAAGGAAGAACTGGTGCTATTAATATTATCGACCTGGCAAATATTCATTCCTGCGCATTTATTGCAACACAGGATTTGGGAAAAATGACGGGAGATCAATTTCAGGTTCTGGGCAGAATTGATCATTCTGATATTCGTGGCTGCAGCCTGCTGGTAAGTTAG
- the aqpZ gene encoding aquaporin Z has translation MKKIFAEFFGTFWLVFGGCGSAVFASQIAPSANGQVGILLLGVSLAFGLTVLTMAYSVGHISGGHFNPAVSFGLMAGGRFSARDLAPYILAQCFGAIAAAGALYMIINGSGGADFSAPGAFATNFYDAPVYFEKSYSMSAAFLTEFLLTAFFLIIIMGATDKYANGKFAGIAIGLALTLIHLISIPITNTSVNPARSLSQAIFVQGNALSQLWLFWAAPISGAVSGGLIYKFLLQKESVISE, from the coding sequence ATGAAAAAAATTTTCGCTGAATTTTTCGGCACATTCTGGCTCGTATTCGGAGGCTGTGGCAGTGCGGTATTTGCTTCCCAAATTGCACCTTCTGCTAACGGGCAAGTGGGGATTTTACTTTTAGGAGTATCTCTTGCTTTCGGACTTACCGTTCTTACAATGGCTTATTCGGTAGGGCATATTTCGGGTGGACATTTCAATCCGGCTGTAAGTTTCGGATTGATGGCCGGAGGAAGATTCTCAGCCCGTGACCTTGCGCCGTACATTTTAGCCCAATGTTTCGGAGCAATAGCAGCTGCCGGTGCTTTGTATATGATTATAAACGGCTCAGGAGGCGCAGATTTTTCCGCACCGGGTGCTTTTGCTACCAACTTTTATGATGCTCCGGTTTATTTTGAGAAAAGCTACTCTATGAGTGCTGCATTCCTCACCGAATTTTTACTGACCGCTTTTTTCCTGATCATTATTATGGGAGCAACCGATAAATATGCAAACGGAAAATTTGCAGGGATCGCAATCGGACTGGCTCTCACCTTAATTCATCTTATTTCAATACCAATTACCAATACATCGGTAAATCCGGCCAGATCGCTGTCTCAGGCAATTTTTGTACAGGGCAATGCACTTTCCCAGCTTTGGCTGTTCTGGGCCGCACCGATTTCAGGAGCTGTTTCCGGCGGATTGATTTATAAATTTTTACTTCAAAAAGAATCTGTAATCTCCGAATAA
- a CDS encoding DUF5715 family protein, giving the protein MKKFLYLAIAFFIQGIYYAQEVKKKLPCYDLTEVLKVEPTLLYKPHLDASKSFGIKILNDSKAVQKYINNGKFHKINKSGKGYRVKKLDYSRAWMVSKGKLMLERIGSRFSKETKGNAFTVSSITRTLEDQCRLRKVNTNASLGISSHNYGNSFDISYVRFNGVLRSNPTLEASLEKVLKYYYNAGRIYYIKERQQSCFHITVKNY; this is encoded by the coding sequence ATGAAAAAGTTTTTATACCTGGCAATTGCTTTCTTTATTCAGGGGATTTATTATGCTCAGGAAGTCAAAAAAAAATTACCATGCTATGATCTTACGGAAGTTTTGAAAGTAGAGCCTACTTTACTTTATAAACCTCATTTGGATGCTTCTAAAAGTTTCGGAATTAAGATTCTGAATGATTCAAAAGCGGTTCAGAAATACATCAACAATGGGAAATTTCACAAAATCAACAAATCAGGAAAGGGGTACCGGGTGAAAAAACTTGATTACAGCAGGGCCTGGATGGTCTCCAAAGGAAAGCTGATGCTGGAAAGAATAGGGTCGCGGTTCAGCAAAGAAACAAAAGGAAATGCATTTACGGTTTCATCCATAACAAGAACGCTCGAAGATCAGTGCAGATTAAGAAAAGTTAATACAAATGCCTCTTTGGGGATTAGTTCTCACAATTACGGTAACTCTTTTGATATCTCTTATGTCCGTTTTAATGGGGTTTTACGGAGTAATCCCACCCTTGAAGCGTCTCTGGAAAAGGTTTTGAAATATTATTATAATGCAGGACGAATTTACTATATTAAAGAAAGACAGCAAAGTTGTTTTCATATTACGGTTAAGAATTATTAA
- a CDS encoding sensor histidine kinase, producing the protein MSFILLAYRSFIKRIIEEKNVQHEAEVLHQKNLVLENIKAQESERKRIAVMIHDDIGNRLNILSLWLNNLDTKGDELIRKNITTQMSSLIDSARSISHSLYPVNLETVGLVLYIEELIANLSGRINISLNVSPKFQKKDIFIEVQLYRIIQEFTTNVLKHSEASRVWIYIKDNQNNLAVVISDNGESFEYEDVKKGMGIKNIESRIKSMNAAHKWKNVLGKGSRLIIKIPYTNEFSNQSSIN; encoded by the coding sequence ATGTCCTTTATTTTGCTTGCGTACAGAAGCTTTATTAAAAGAATAATTGAAGAAAAAAACGTACAGCATGAAGCTGAAGTTCTGCATCAGAAAAACCTTGTCCTCGAAAATATAAAAGCCCAGGAATCTGAAAGAAAAAGAATTGCGGTAATGATTCATGATGATATCGGAAACAGGCTTAATATTTTATCATTATGGCTTAATAATCTTGATACGAAAGGAGATGAGCTTATCAGGAAAAACATTACTACCCAGATGTCCTCGCTTATAGATTCTGCGCGCAGCATCTCACATTCATTATATCCGGTAAATCTGGAAACTGTAGGACTGGTTTTGTATATTGAAGAATTGATTGCCAATTTATCGGGAAGAATAAATATTTCCCTGAATGTAAGCCCGAAATTTCAGAAAAAAGATATTTTTATAGAAGTTCAGCTTTACAGAATTATTCAGGAATTTACCACCAATGTTCTCAAACATTCGGAAGCATCAAGAGTCTGGATCTATATCAAAGACAATCAGAACAATCTTGCAGTAGTGATTTCTGATAACGGAGAAAGTTTTGAATATGAAGATGTTAAAAAAGGAATGGGCATTAAAAATATAGAATCCAGAATAAAATCCATGAACGCGGCTCACAAATGGAAAAATGTATTAGGTAAAGGAAGCCGGCTAATTATTAAAATTCCGTACACCAATGAATTCTCAAATCAAAGTAGCATTAATTGA
- a CDS encoding response regulator transcription factor, whose product MNSQIKVALIDDEQLILEGVKMLLSSEQNISVGFTSNNGPDFLDLLEKTSNEDFPDIALVDVQMQPMNGFELVEILKEKYPGLKIIILSSHYKTTILGYMVKLGVSAFLPKNSNREAFIEAITMVYRNGIFFTPEDHQMIFSYMNSPTKKRTLFEMDDELSDREKDVVKLICQECTNNEIAEKLFISPRTVESHRQRIVEKIGAKNTVGIVIYAIINNIHPLERI is encoded by the coding sequence ATGAATTCTCAAATCAAAGTAGCATTAATTGACGATGAACAGCTTATCCTGGAAGGGGTGAAAATGCTGCTCTCTTCCGAACAGAATATTTCCGTGGGATTTACTTCCAATAACGGACCGGATTTTCTCGATTTGCTGGAAAAAACTTCAAACGAAGACTTTCCGGATATCGCTTTGGTAGATGTTCAGATGCAGCCCATGAACGGCTTTGAGCTCGTAGAAATTCTTAAAGAAAAATATCCCGGCTTAAAGATCATTATCCTCTCCTCCCACTATAAAACAACAATTCTAGGATACATGGTAAAACTGGGAGTTTCTGCTTTTTTACCTAAAAATTCAAACCGGGAAGCTTTTATAGAAGCCATTACCATGGTATATAGAAATGGGATCTTTTTTACACCGGAAGATCATCAGATGATCTTTTCCTACATGAACAGTCCTACCAAAAAAAGAACACTTTTTGAAATGGATGATGAATTATCCGACCGTGAAAAAGATGTGGTGAAACTCATCTGTCAGGAATGTACAAATAATGAAATTGCCGAAAAACTATTTATCAGCCCGAGAACCGTAGAAAGCCACAGACAGAGAATTGTAGAAAAAATAGGCGCAAAAAATACCGTTGGAATTGTTATTTATGCCATTATTAATAATATTCACCCTTTAGAAAGAATATGA
- a CDS encoding T6SS phospholipase effector Tle1-like catalytic domain-containing protein — MKSNIISVGIFFDGTGNNGINATSPEKPPKNNESYYGNRTNIYKLFQLFNGEEKIYIEGIGTVTQKEDSDFAMATCKNPAGQNGYSSDDKLQKAFAYFRNIISDRNHYYELYVYGFSRGAMLARNFCQELLKADTEFMGNISVKFLGIFDTVESAPFNDYNVMVHPAVQRAFQICAVNECRFFFPLTGFFEDSGLMEDKICENTIWKEIFVPGAHADIGGGYLEGPQSVYISPNFLLEGELNSYIQNIRTTAADAEENKIWDHILGDYKVDPGEVFCQAYISRDLVFNELSKVYGKLMLKESNAEKKVFNTEFDDSDFLINPEKHPYLIRLSAELESYTEKLSPELKPVYNYRTLADYTHISANFGLYHPAIPRNSSNEDLTEFINNGLNVPGNSDDQFTANPSKLQVEIHHIEDSVVDYAYGTNIPNNDNWNRTILIKENLYNKC, encoded by the coding sequence ATGAAAAGCAACATCATCTCCGTTGGAATTTTTTTTGACGGGACCGGAAACAACGGGATTAATGCAACCTCTCCCGAAAAACCTCCGAAAAACAATGAAAGCTATTACGGAAATAGGACCAATATTTATAAATTATTTCAACTCTTTAACGGGGAGGAGAAAATTTACATAGAAGGCATCGGAACAGTTACGCAGAAGGAAGACAGTGATTTTGCCATGGCAACCTGTAAAAATCCTGCAGGACAGAACGGCTATTCGTCTGATGACAAACTGCAGAAAGCGTTCGCTTATTTCAGAAATATAATCTCGGATCGTAATCATTACTATGAATTGTATGTTTACGGATTTAGCAGAGGAGCCATGCTCGCCAGAAATTTCTGCCAGGAGCTGCTGAAAGCCGACACTGAATTCATGGGAAATATCAGTGTGAAATTTCTAGGTATTTTCGATACGGTAGAATCTGCACCCTTTAATGATTATAATGTCATGGTGCATCCCGCCGTGCAACGGGCGTTTCAAATCTGCGCTGTCAATGAATGTCGTTTTTTCTTTCCTTTAACTGGTTTTTTTGAAGATTCCGGGTTAATGGAAGATAAAATATGCGAAAATACAATCTGGAAAGAAATATTTGTTCCCGGTGCTCATGCAGATATCGGAGGAGGATATCTGGAAGGTCCCCAGTCTGTTTACATATCTCCGAATTTTTTACTTGAAGGGGAATTGAACAGCTATATTCAGAATATCAGAACAACGGCAGCCGACGCTGAAGAAAATAAAATATGGGATCATATTCTCGGAGATTATAAAGTAGATCCGGGAGAAGTTTTTTGCCAGGCTTACATTTCAAGGGATCTTGTTTTTAATGAGCTTTCTAAAGTATACGGTAAACTTATGCTGAAAGAATCGAATGCTGAAAAAAAGGTTTTTAATACTGAATTTGATGATTCCGATTTTTTAATTAATCCCGAAAAGCACCCTTACCTGATCCGGCTTTCAGCCGAACTGGAGAGCTACACGGAAAAACTTTCGCCGGAATTGAAACCTGTTTACAATTATAGAACACTTGCAGACTATACTCATATTTCAGCCAATTTCGGATTATATCATCCTGCAATTCCGAGAAATTCATCAAATGAAGATCTTACGGAATTCATTAACAACGGTCTGAATGTACCGGGGAATTCGGATGATCAATTTACCGCCAACCCGTCAAAACTCCAGGTAGAAATACATCATATCGAAGATTCTGTTGTGGATTACGCATACGGTACCAATATTCCTAATAATGACAATTGGAACCGAACCATATTGATTAAGGAAAATTTATACAATAAATGTTAG